In Carettochelys insculpta isolate YL-2023 chromosome 10, ASM3395843v1, whole genome shotgun sequence, the DNA window CAGGAAAGGGTCTCCCGAGCTTAACAGCATCATGTCCTCATGGCTCTTTTGATAACTTGACAGCTATTCTTATGTTATCCATTTTATGAATGGGTAAACTAAGGAAAAGGCAAGagacatggaaaaaaaatgaatcatTCTAGGAAAGACATGACAAATGGAGATAACACTTGGGAGCTGCCAGAGTATCATGCCCTGTTCCGACCATTAGCCCAAAGGCAGATTATTTTAGCTATTCTGTGTCTTTGAAATGCCCCCATTATTTGGAAATACCTTTTGAAGTAAGGGGCAAGCTATCTCAGCATGCCTGTGCTCCTATTCATTACAAGGGGTGCTCTGAACtagcacattattttgacatttggcactggatgtacagtgccaaatgctgaaacagcctatttcgagcTAGACTCGAAATAAGATGAGCAATTTGAGTAGCACAAACTGTGTATCtcattttgagtttagggtgctgtgtagctgtggctggaacctgaatttctcctgggtgccccacccccggccccaccACAAGTAcccagcttacaggaacactgacACTTACCCCAACTCTATGCCTTTCCTGGGGCTGAAAACATCTTCTGGCCCAGAAGGTCATGTGGTGAGGTCCCCTAACAGGCAGGGCTCAGTGGGACAATAAGCACAccaagtgacagtctcaaggggaatCTCTGTGACCCAATCtgtcacaaaaaagcactggagaaCTTTGTACACAGACCACCAGGAGTTAAGTGTGCTTCAGCCGCTTGGTTAATTATATAACAGTCTCGCTGACTCACTAGACAGAAACAGGCACATAAGCTCAGCACTGGGAGCATCACGGGCCCCAAAGGGTTACGCCTCTATTTTCCACTTGAGCCTGCCACAGCTTATCCGGCTCTCTGGGGAAACAGCTTGGCAGCTCACGTTGTACTGATAATGGATACAGTGTTTgtgctgtttctctctctcctcgCCTAACCTTTATTTTGAGTGTGGGTTCGTGTTTGATGATCTCCTGGGCCTTATTACAGTCTTTGTTGTCAGATAGATATGTACCACAGGGATACCGTGAGCCTCTATGTATAGAGCAAGGtcttgttgttcttaaacatATGCCACTTCCATTCACGTTACTTATTGTCACAAAAGCCTCCTCAGAAAGTGGGCCTTTCCCTCACTAGCTGATGAAGATaattggagtgtgtgtgtgtgtgtgtgtgtgtgtgtgtacaccttTTCAGTGTGTGTATACCTTTTCAATGTGATATAATTTTCCTTGATTGGCTGGCTATTCTGCTCTTCTCCTTCATTAGCCCTGGAAACCTCTGGGGGTGGAAATATGGGGGTTGCGGGGGCACATCAGCAGACTGTTCATAAACTAATTTTTATAGATTATGCTGGGAGTAAGGTTCTCCTCGTGGCAAAGATAAATTAACATGGATAATTAGTAGAactgtgcaggagccagagctgctgtTATCACAGGAAATGCTGGTTTTTGGGGGGCTTTTTTTGgcaattatttttctgttttgaaatggaGCAAAACGAATTAAAATATGAACTTTTCCACAAAATGAAATTCTGAAACAAATGTTTAGGGTTGATCAAAAATTTCATTATATGCACATTTAAATCACAACAAAATGGCAATGAAAAAGTGATttggaaacaaaagcaaaatgtcTCATATCAACCTTATGAAAATGATATATTGCCATTTTTCTCCAAGGAAAACTTCATGAAAACTAACATGACAATTGTATAATGCACCCCCTCAGCTTCCACTTGTCAGTGTGGTGTAAATGAACACTGTTTATTCGATGGGAACAAGAAAATCAGGCAGAAATAGCAAAACATGGAGCGATCACTGTTATCAAAACAATGAGTCCAGCCTTATAGTGAACTGACTGCTTCATGCCAAGTGCACTTCACAATCGGGTCTATAATTCCTGCTATGTATAACTGACATAACCAGAACTCTGCCTTCGTAACAAGAGTTGCTAATAGATCAGTACAATGTGATACCTCTTTAGGAAGAGTtcctgaagtccttactcagccccagctcccactgatgtGAGTACGATTTTGATTCTTTATGATCTTTATAGTCCACCAATGACTTGAAGGTACTTCCTGTTTTGGAGGTGACAACGTTAtcctgggtttgattttttttttttttttggacgaAGGTAAGGATTTAATTATTATTGTCGAAGTTTGAGGAAAGTACCCTAAGCTCACCTTTAGTCAGGTGGAAGACATTCTCCCTCCTCTTACCCCTGTGCTCTGCCATAAAATCCATGGCTGTAGTTGACTGTTGTTCTCTGACTGCTCATCCACAAGCACAGAAACACCATGTCCATGTGATACCATCTCAACCATGTCATGCAACCGCACCTCAGTCTCCCTCTCCTCTTAATAGTTTTCAAAGTCTGTAGTGTCTCGTTCCCAAAACAAAGTTATTTGAAATTAGAGTGTATTTTATGTGGGGTTGCATAGTGTGATAGATCAAGGGATTTTGTGGGCAGCAGCCAGTCTGAGTAACCGTGGTTACAATGGTTTTTGAGAAGTATCCATTCACTCAGTTTGTACATCAGCTTTCCTCTGAGTTCAGGAGGTTGCATAACTGTTTGGGCTATAGCAACTCCACAGTTTTCTGTGCTCTGACTGGGAGTAGCTGTTTTATTCAGTGTTATTTTACAGTTTCACCACAGAGGGATTGGGAGGCTATGGAGCAAGTGCAAAGGGGAACTCTATCTCCTGCATAGGTCATGCGGGGCTCCATGCCACCATGTCTTTTGTGATCCGGATAGTTTAGGTGGAATAAGAGGCTGAAAGTATGTAGGTAGACACAGTTCTCTGCAGTGGGGGATTCTCACTTGTTCCTGGTTCAGTCAGCTTCCCAATGaaggtcctagatgatgcagtacgggaaggtggagggcagccatctgtggggaaggaacaagttctgagctatctagaaaaactagatgtgcacaagtccatgggtctggatttaatgcaccccagggtactgagggaattggcagaggtcattgctgaacctttggccgctATCCTTGAAGACttttggaaatcgggggagatactggatgactggaagaaggcacacgtagtgcccatctttaaaaaaggaatgaaggacgatccagggaactatagacccgtcagccttacctcaatccctgggaaaataatggagggaatcttcaaggaatccattttgaagcacttggaagaggggaaagtgatcaaaagtagccaacatggattcaccaggggcaggtcctgcctcaccaatctgatcagcttctatgagggcgtaacaagctctgtggacatgaggaagtcagtagatgtggtataccttgacttcagcaaggcttttgatacggtctcccacaacattcttgtccataagttaaggaaatatggattggatccttggactataagatggatagaaagctggcttgatggtcagtcccaacgggtagtggtcaatggctcaatatctggatggcggtctgtttcaagcagagtgccacaaggctcggttctggggccggtgttattcaacatctttattaatgacctggatgagggactgggttgcaccctcagcaagtttgcagatgacacaaaactaggggaagaggtagatacgttggagggtagagagagaatccagagggacctggataaattggaggactgggccaaaagaaatctgatgcggttcaataaggagaagtgtagagtcctgcacctggggcggaagaatcccaaacattgttacaggctggggaccaactggctcagcagcagtacgatggaaagggacctaggggttatggtggatgaaaggctggatatgagtaaacagtgtgcccttgtagccaagaaagctaacggcatactagggtgcattaggtggagcatttcaagcagatctagggaagtagttattcctctttattcggcactggtgaggccacatctggaatattgtgtccagttttgggccccccagtataaaaaggatgtggatttgctagagcaggttcagcaaagggcaacaaaaatgattaagggtctggagcgcaagacctatgaggataggctgagggatttgggcttgtttaatttacagaagagaagacttagaggtgatttaagagcagccctcaacttcctgaaggggagctctaaagaggagggtgagaaattgttctcggtggtgtcagacggcagaacaaggagcaatggtcagaagttgaagagggaaaggtgtaggttagatatcaggaaaaacttcttcaccaggtgggtgatgaagcattgcaatgtgttgcctagagaggcggtgcattttccatcccttgaggtttttaagtcccggctggacaagatcctggctgggatgacttagtctgggctgatcctgcttgaagcaggggcctggactagatgacctcctgaggtcccttccagccctatgatcctgtgattctgtgaggagTGGCTGCAAAGGATCTGAAGAACGGCCCTTCCCCCTGTCTTTGGGCACCTGAAACCACCAGTAAGTTCCCTGCACAAAGCCAACTTACTTGGCTTTTAAGGGCCCGGGGAAGAGATTTCACCCTGCTATAATGTATTGCACTGGGCCAGATGTTAAGCTTGGATGCACTTTGTCTCTCATGTCCAGGTCAGTGGAAGTCTCTCAAGCTcatctgaaggaaaaaaatatgacCCATGGGCTTTAGCATGTTGAATTCTAAATTCCCACAGCCAGGTGTGAAGCTTATGAAGGCAGGAGACCATCTAGCTCTCTTGCCTGAGAAGGAGGCGATATGAAGCTGACAGGAATACCAAAGAAAATCCTCAAAGGTGGCCAGACAACTGGGAGTCCTGCACAGACACACGTGTAAGCCCACTATTACATTAGTGCTCTCTGCTCAGTAAACTGTAGGAAACAGGGAGGAAACATGCACACTTGGCAAGGGGTTCCGCAGACAAATTTTGTCAAATGAACTCCCAGTAGACATTAGTCTAACGTAAGCATCTCCTGAGCTATCATAAGGGAATGTGTGAGGGAAGGATAAAATCAACATTCTAGAGAGCAGATCCCAAGTttcaggggacagggagggaaatCCTTCCTGCTGGTTTAATGTTTGTTTATGGGGCTTATAGAAAAGAAACATAGTGGAAAAGAAGATAGGGCTTGTGTTTGGTGTTACTGGGGCTAAAGAATTTACTTGAAGTCACTTTCCCTCTCTATACTTAACTTACGCACTTGTGAAATGGGTCTAATAATATAAACCAATCTCACGTAGGGCTGCTTGAGAGAACATGAGACTGTAAAATATGCGGACCCTATTGAGGGAATCCACAATGTATGCTCACATAATAGCCTGGGGCCTGGCTAACCAGGCTCTGTCTGGGGGTGGACAGTATGAGGAGGTGAAATTCCCTCAAGATACAACATGGGTCTCCTGCCTTCTGCAGCTTGTAGCCTTTGGGGGCACAGTAGTCCCAGGACCCTCATGCTACTTTTAGGACATAGTAGCTTGGGTCAACTGATCAGTGTAATGGTAGCTTCCATGGACTCACCCACTAGACCCGCAGTGTCCTGTACATTggccatttgccacatgtggcgaatgggaCACTGCGTAGTGGCAAACAGGGCAAGCCGCACACGTGGCTCAGAGCCGCACACGTGgttcaccctccacccactccatgCATGCTTCCCACCACTTGATGGGACAAGTGTGTGGCAGAAGCAGCGGTGGCAGCCCCTGAGGCTCTTGCCCCAGTGTGGCTCTTGCAGcctggagccatgcagctgctgcGGCTTAGTGCagctcctgtggccccagcctagAGCTGCTTGGCTCCTGCAGCCTGGTGCGACtcttgcagccccagcctggagccatgCAGCTTCTGCAACCCCGGcgcagccctggtggccccagcttcaGCAGTGGTTCTAGCAGCGGTGGCTTTGATGAGGAGTCACTGACATTTAATTagagcagggtgggctggggttgggtgAGGGGATGGGCTGGGGGTACCTagttctgggggagagggaggcatttatttagagtggtggggaagggggactgTGGCAAACTTTCAAGGACAACAACTACACGAGTGGTGATCCCTGAACTGGTATTGGACTCCACCGCACTCATCTGCCCTCTCCACACCGGGCTGTCAGGGGCTGGTGTGGAGACCCTGACTGTCATGGAAAGTTACAGAAGTACCCTGTAATGGCAGCCTGCCCATTGGCTTTAATGGTACAGAGGCCTCTCACTGAGTTTCTGTTTTGGGGTGAATATCACCCTGTAAATGCTAAGTATTACTAGCTCTCTGGTCATACTGGAAATTACCATTGCTATGCAAAGCCCCACAGACTGCAGGGAAAGCATTAACtttgcttctggctgcagcaagGCTTTTCCACAGTTTACTATAAGCCTGGGAATGTATTTGTCTGTGTTTTATGAAGAGGCAGAGTTAATGATGAGCAGACTTTTTGCTACATACAACAGCTTTCTGTGTAACTGTTCAAATTTAGTatttgtgggaggagggggagcgcGGGGAATAGATCTGCAACTTGAAAGATCTGGTGCTGTGCTGCTTAGAGAAAAGTAACTCTGAATTCCCACCCCTTTTTCTTTTCACAGCTGTCAGGAGTTGAACTGTAATCCTTTGAGTTCGTTTGTTGACTCCAACCCAAAACTATTATAAACTTTGCCTCCAGGACACGTGATGACACATTTCTTAAGAGACTATATCTTCTGACTGCAGCAGAACAAAGTTTTCAGAACACCCAGCTTTTGGCAGAAGAAAGATCTCTTGAGCTTTGCGAAGAAATTATTTGCATAGTCACGTAAGTGGCTCATATCCCTTTTCTCTCTCCCACACCATCCAATGCAACAACAACTTCTAATTTTGTGTTTTCCTACCTGCAAGATTGGCAACCAGCAGATCTGCCAGATTCAGTAATAGAAATGTGGCTAGTAGAGTATTTTTCACTTTTACTCCTAATGTTCAAATGTCCATATTTGGGTTTTGTTATATGTTAAGGTTGTATTGTGTGCTGTCTATATAATACTCTGTTTTTAAACTATATTTCATTAGCTGGACAGATTGGGTATTGGCCAGGTACTGAAGACTATGAAAACCACAGTCTGTTTGGTTCTGccaacttttaaaatattacacactatgagagagagagagagcgaccTGGGTTTTTAGTTTGTGCATGGCTGTGGAGGGTTGTTTTCAAACACCTGATCTGTCATTTTGGTTCCCTAACATATAGATTCTCTCCCAGGCTTACATTCTGGCAAAAGTGCTTTGCTGCTGAAGATGGACCACACAAACATGACCCAGACCATGTTGACTGCTGAACCCCAGTCTCCAGAGATGAGCAATGGCAATGAGTACTTCTACATTCTGATTGTCATGTCTTTCTATGGAATCTTCTTAATGGGAATAATGCTGGGCTACATGAAATccaagaggaaagaaaagaaatccaATTTGCTTTTCCTCTACAAAGATGATGAAAGGCATTGGGAAGAAGCTATGAAACCTCTGACAACTGTGTCAGGACTCAAGTCCTTCCAGATCCCCATGATGCTAAATGTGCTGCAAGAGAGTATGGTACCATCTCTGTCATGTGCTGTCTGCTCCATGGAGGGAAGCAGTGTGAGCTCTGAGTCTTCCTCACCAGATGTTCACTTCACCATTCAAGAGGAAGTGCTGGATGATGAGGTGGGGGAAGCATCAGAAGCCCTTATCAATGAGAGCAGTGAAGGATCTTCAGAAAACATCCACAAAAATTCCTAGCACTTTCAGGCTTTTGAAAAGCAGCTCCATGAGCCAGCGAAAGAGTGAGTGGAGCTAATGTTAAGACCTTGCAGTTTTACTTTCCTGCTCAATGAAATCAGAAGGTAGTTGTGCTCCAGAACCTAATACGTTCTTGAAAGAGGTGAACTGAGGAATCCAATGCACAAACAGCAGAGTGAAATTTAAAAATTAGGTGACATGAATGTGTTGTTTTACTGTAAGTGCTAAGAAaatggagaatatttttctcagtAGGTAACTATTGCTGATATGTTCTCTGCATATTTCAGAATTCTGCAAATGTCTGGGAAATTTTGAGAGATGTTACCCAAGTGTAGATGAATAGTTTTGAATCATTATTTTTAATGTCCATTCTCAAAGATCTGAGAGCTATGAAAAGTGCTTTTCCTGTGTTTTCCTTGCATCAAGCCACAGACAACTGTGATTTTACTTGAAGATGCCTCAGTGATGTTGCATGACTAACTAGAAATGTGCATTTAGCAATATGAATTTGCTTGCAAAAGTCAGAGATCAGTGCAAAGCAAGTTCAAAGAGCTTTGGAACAAACTGAAAGAGCTAGAAATGCCAGCTCTGCTCTATTACACTGTATTGAAATGGTCTTTCATGGGTATAACTCAGAGCAGAATTTTAACTACTAATGAGGAAATCTTGtccccactgaattcagtggctaTACTTGCCTTAACTTCAAATGGGGCTAGATGTTCATTCTATCATTCAGGGTGAAATTCTACAGTGGAGTCAAAGGAGTTGTCCCTATCATCAGAGAGTCTGACTCCTACTGTCTATTGAAAACAAAGTAGATAAACATAGGTTGTGTCTTTTGCCTAAtccttccctctctccttcccccccactaTTGCCTTGCATGTGGCATATGCATTTCTACATTGGTTTTTAATTTTCTAAATCACTGTTGTAACAGTTTTCCTCCTCAAATGGCATGGTGGTTTGACAAATGCTCAGGCATTAGCTACTAAATTACTGCATTTTTCGCAATGTTAGGTTAATATTGTATCAAAGCATGATTATTTCAATCATGCATTAAACAGAAATATAACATTATGTTTAGATTAGTTCTTACATCCAAGAGCAAAataactgatattttaaaatcattGCATGGGAGTATACTTATAAAATGTCTCTGCATATTTCTTGAGTTAAAATAGCTCTGTGCTTTATCCATTGGCAGTACAGCATAAAAGAGAGtttgaaaaacacaaacagaacagcagaaattaACCGAGGCAAAAGCCTTTTGTACTTGTGCTGTTTAGCAGGGGAGCTGTATTTTCCCTTTAAAGGGTTAATATAGTGTGTTAGGCTATTCAGACATATCATTCAGCCTTCTGATACAGCAAGAGATTATTTGTGGTTGGAAAATTCTCTGTTGGTCATTAGGGTCCTTATCCAAAACCACTGGTCTGTGGttttctttccattgacttcagtgaattttGAATCAGCCCATATACAGTTTTTGATAATTTGCGCCAAAGGGAGCTGCTGAAGTTTGAAAGAGGCCAAATGAAGTTTGGCACTTTTCCTGGAATCACTTGAATTCTGAAACTTTCCAACTGAGACTGACATATGAGTTGTCACATTTTCCATTGCTTTCGCCTCAGTccttttattttagtttaaatgTCTGTGTAGCTGTAAAACTGGTGTATATACTTTATAGCATGGAGTTGTATATAATTATCTTATGTATTTAAAGTTTATTGTTTTTATTGGCACTTTCtgttatttaaataaagaaaCACCTTTCCTGGGAATAATGTTTGTTCACTACTCCAGACAGACTTCCAGTAAAGGATCCCTTTCTTAGCTTCTTGTTTAACTGCCTCCTCATATCTCCATACATGGAAGGGGTAGTGGACTGAACTCAAAATTGGGAATCTAGGCTCTATTGCTGTCTCTGATATTGTCTTGAACAACCCATTCGGTCTGTACCTCTGACCTCCACCTCCTCCATAAAAATGAGGTGGGAATTCTGTATCTTCCTTTCACAAGGAACTTTCAGATCCACACATAATGTGCATCTTAAATGGcaatttatattatttattactGTATTTAACATCTCCAAACTAGGTAAGCAATTTTGGTGTAAAATGCTTTTCGACTATACCATATCACTGAGACTAAATTAACTTTGGTTTTAATGACTGAGACTTGTCCTTTGTTTTGACCAGGAAAATTAAATGCCAACAATGATATTGTATTTTTTCATTGGTATTTTGTAGATGGAGTGTTCACTTCAAATGACAATCATTACACTAATGATTTAGGAGAAGACTGTGCCATGCTCATTCAATAGGACCTTACACACCAAGCAGCTTTGCTGAAACCGGATAGGTACAATTCCATGTGAAAGAGGCTGGCATAGTCTGGCCCTTCAAGATAGCTCCACATGTGGTTATCTTATAAACTTCCAGAAATTAAAGTGTTTTCACTGTGACATCTGTGGGAAAAGGCAAGGTTAAGGGCTTCTATACTGTAAATGCAGCCAGTAAACTACTGTGAGCTAAGTATGTTAGGAAGTTGCTCATTCCACTAGCTAGGGTGGGGCTGAGAGCACTGGGGATTACCCCCTCGTAgctccttccccttctctttTAGCTTCTAGGGACTGCTGCATCTCTTTTCTCAGCTCCATACCATCCTTGTGACATGGGGAAGGGCGGGGGCCGGGGAAGGGATACCATGGActgcagctgggccctggctcTAGTACCGTCTCATTCACTTACTATCATCAATGGAAAATACTGGGCCTGTGGGGTGTGGGTGGTCAAGAGAGGAAGTGTTCGTACAGTTTTCCACCTCAGCGGTGTAAACGTTGTGGGCCTCCCTTTTTGAGCCCTGACTTACACCCATTTACTGGGTCTGTACAGTCACTGTTGAGGGGAGCTTGGTTAATGGCCAGTTTGGGAGGGCTGGGATGGAGTCTTATCATTTGACAAAATTACGCAA includes these proteins:
- the KCNE4 gene encoding potassium voltage-gated channel subfamily E member 4; protein product: MDHTNMTQTMLTAEPQSPEMSNGNEYFYILIVMSFYGIFLMGIMLGYMKSKRKEKKSNLLFLYKDDERHWEEAMKPLTTVSGLKSFQIPMMLNVLQESMVPSLSCAVCSMEGSSVSSESSSPDVHFTIQEEVLDDEVGEASEALINESSEGSSENIHKNS